One genomic region from Paraburkholderia azotifigens encodes:
- a CDS encoding AraC family transcriptional regulator yields the protein MNDQRYWRDPQLPFVESRLAFGSRACYVPHTHDTLSLGAVDSGHSNYVCGDDRARLGPGSLVLIPATRVHACNPDTDSEWSYQMLHLDVAWASAVLRENGGTDAHEVLARPSINQDGGAYRRYCALNRLLFSNADSAEKEAALILFVSERSWLGAPRDVPPVPRIAADRLRRITDLLHDAYGERLPIEQLAQMAGMSRYAFIRAFRAATGMAPHAYQLDLRINAARRLLRDGRALTAVAHDLGFADQAHFQRAFKERVAMTPGAYRRATAS from the coding sequence ATGAACGATCAACGTTACTGGCGCGATCCGCAGCTGCCGTTCGTCGAAAGCCGGCTCGCTTTCGGCTCGCGCGCGTGCTACGTGCCGCACACGCACGACACGCTGTCTTTGGGAGCAGTCGACAGCGGCCACAGCAACTACGTCTGCGGCGACGATCGCGCGCGCCTCGGTCCGGGCAGTCTCGTGCTGATCCCCGCCACGCGGGTCCACGCGTGCAATCCGGATACGGACAGCGAATGGAGCTATCAGATGCTTCATCTCGACGTCGCATGGGCGAGCGCGGTGCTGCGCGAAAACGGCGGCACGGATGCGCACGAGGTGCTCGCGCGTCCGTCGATCAATCAGGACGGCGGCGCATATCGGCGTTATTGCGCGCTGAACCGGCTGTTGTTCTCGAACGCGGACAGCGCGGAGAAAGAAGCGGCGCTGATTCTCTTCGTCAGCGAGCGTTCCTGGCTCGGCGCGCCACGCGACGTGCCGCCCGTGCCGCGCATCGCCGCCGATCGCCTCAGACGCATCACCGACCTGCTGCACGACGCGTACGGCGAGCGTCTGCCCATCGAACAGCTCGCGCAGATGGCGGGCATGAGCCGCTATGCGTTCATCCGCGCGTTTCGCGCTGCGACGGGGATGGCGCCGCACGCGTATCAGCTCGATCTGCGCATCAACGCAGCGCGCCGCCTGTTGCGCGACGGACGCGCGCTCACGGCCGTCGCGCACGACCTGGGCTTCGCGGATCAGGCGCATTTCCAGCGTGCATTCAAGGAGCGCGTCGCGATGACGCCGGGCGCTTACCGTCGCGCGACGGCTTCGTAG
- a CDS encoding Lrp/AsnC family transcriptional regulator gives MTSEARSAAAARRLDRIDIAILQQLQQNARITNAELARAVNLSPTPCFNRVRALEKLGLFRQQVTLLDAEALGLRINVFIQVSLEKQVEDALRRFEQEVGERPEVMECYLMTGDADYLLRVVVPDMQGLERFIVQWLTKIPGVSNIRSSFALKQVRYKTALPLPVAGLTLASDDDAPREWA, from the coding sequence ATGACCTCCGAAGCCCGATCTGCGGCGGCTGCGCGGCGCCTCGACCGCATCGACATCGCGATTCTCCAGCAGCTTCAGCAGAACGCGCGCATCACGAACGCGGAGCTGGCGCGCGCCGTCAACCTGTCGCCGACGCCCTGCTTCAACCGTGTGCGCGCCCTCGAAAAACTCGGTCTGTTCCGTCAGCAGGTCACGCTGCTCGACGCCGAAGCGCTTGGGCTGCGCATCAACGTATTCATTCAGGTGAGCCTCGAAAAGCAGGTCGAAGATGCGCTGCGGCGCTTCGAGCAGGAAGTCGGCGAGCGTCCCGAGGTGATGGAGTGCTATCTGATGACGGGCGACGCCGACTATCTGCTGCGCGTTGTCGTGCCCGACATGCAAGGCCTCGAACGGTTCATCGTGCAATGGCTCACGAAGATCCCGGGCGTGTCGAATATCCGCTCGAGCTTCGCGCTCAAGCAGGTGCGCTACAAGACCGCGTTGCCGCTGCCTGTCGCGGGTCTTACGCTTGCCTCGGACGACGATGCGCCGCGCGAGTGGGCGTAA
- the mdeB gene encoding alpha-ketoglutarate dehydrogenase: MTDLSSGARPVLALTQARIDSDPQETAEWLAALDGVVQHVGLERAQYLFDRLAAHALGNGVATARANVTPYANTISVDQQPPYPGDPDTEEKLAAALRWNALAMVVRANRAYGELGGHIASYASAADLFEVGFNHFFRAAGNTRDGHGGDLVYFQPHSSPGVYARAFLEGFLDETHLEHYRREIAGPGLCSYPHPWLMPDFWQFPTGSMGIGPINAIYQARFMRYLQNRGLLKTEGRKVWGFFGDGEMDEPESIGALSLAAREGLDNLVFVINCNLQRLDGPVRSNGRIIDELEAQFTGAGWNVIKVLWGSDWDALFARDRTGALLRAFAHTVDGQFQTFSANDGAYNRERFFGQNPELAALAAHLSNDDIDRLRRGGHDVRKLHAAYDRALKHSGQPTVILAKTMKGFGMGSIGQGRMTTHQQKKLDVEQLKAFRDRFRLPLSDEDVEQLKFYKPARNSPEMQYLHARRAALGGYLPRRRTAASQTPTVPALPSWGQFALDANGKEMSTTMAVVRMLGSLLKDASLGPRVVPVVADEARTFGMANLFRQVGIYSPLGQLYEPEDMGSMLYYREDTTGQILEEGISEAGAVSSWIAAATSYSVHDLPMLPFYIYYSMFGFQRIGDLIWAAADQRARGFLIGATAGKTTLGGEGLQHQDGTSHLAASTVPNCRAYDPAFAYEVAMIVDEGMHEMIERQRDVFYYMTVTNENYAQPSLPAAMPVEKVREGVLKGMYPLDEASLEAARVQLLGSGAILGEVQAAARMLKEDWSIEASVWSVTSFTELHRDGVAAERAGRLFDDDRDAQPYVRSALAASRGPVIAATDYVRAVPELIRAYVPRRYVTLGTDGFGRSDTRAALRAFFEVDRASIAIAALKALADEGAIARDIVRQALDRYGKRAADSSTPWEK, translated from the coding sequence ATGACGGACTTATCGAGCGGTGCCCGCCCCGTGCTTGCCCTCACGCAAGCTCGCATCGACAGCGATCCACAAGAGACGGCCGAATGGCTCGCCGCGCTGGACGGTGTCGTCCAGCATGTCGGGCTGGAGCGCGCGCAGTACCTGTTCGACCGGCTGGCGGCGCACGCGCTGGGCAACGGCGTGGCGACGGCGCGCGCGAACGTCACGCCGTACGCGAATACGATTTCCGTCGATCAGCAGCCGCCGTATCCCGGCGATCCCGACACCGAAGAAAAGCTCGCGGCCGCGTTGCGCTGGAACGCGCTCGCGATGGTGGTGCGCGCCAACCGCGCATACGGCGAACTCGGCGGCCATATCGCGAGCTACGCGTCTGCCGCCGATCTGTTCGAAGTCGGCTTCAATCATTTCTTCCGCGCCGCGGGCAACACGCGAGATGGCCACGGTGGCGATCTCGTCTACTTTCAGCCGCATTCGTCGCCGGGCGTGTATGCGCGCGCGTTCCTCGAAGGCTTTCTCGACGAGACGCATCTCGAACACTATCGACGCGAGATCGCCGGGCCGGGCTTGTGTTCGTATCCGCATCCGTGGCTGATGCCGGACTTCTGGCAGTTCCCGACGGGGTCGATGGGCATCGGGCCTATCAACGCGATCTACCAGGCGCGCTTCATGCGATATCTGCAGAATCGCGGCCTGCTGAAGACGGAAGGCCGCAAGGTGTGGGGCTTCTTCGGCGACGGCGAGATGGACGAGCCGGAATCGATCGGCGCATTGTCGCTGGCGGCGCGCGAAGGGCTCGACAATCTCGTGTTCGTGATCAATTGCAATCTGCAGCGGCTCGATGGCCCGGTGCGCAGTAACGGCCGCATCATCGACGAACTCGAAGCGCAGTTCACGGGCGCCGGCTGGAATGTGATCAAGGTCCTGTGGGGTTCGGACTGGGATGCGCTGTTTGCGCGCGACCGCACGGGCGCACTGTTGCGCGCGTTCGCGCACACGGTAGACGGCCAGTTCCAGACCTTCTCGGCCAATGACGGCGCGTACAACCGCGAGCGCTTCTTCGGACAAAACCCGGAGCTGGCCGCGCTCGCCGCGCATCTGAGCAACGACGACATCGACCGCTTGCGGCGCGGCGGCCACGACGTGCGCAAGCTGCACGCAGCGTACGACCGCGCGCTCAAGCACAGCGGCCAGCCCACCGTGATTCTCGCGAAGACGATGAAGGGCTTCGGCATGGGCTCGATCGGCCAGGGCCGCATGACGACGCATCAGCAGAAGAAGCTCGACGTCGAGCAGCTGAAGGCGTTTCGCGACCGCTTTCGTCTGCCGTTATCGGATGAAGACGTCGAGCAGCTCAAGTTCTACAAGCCAGCCAGAAACAGCCCGGAAATGCAGTACCTGCATGCACGCCGGGCTGCCCTCGGAGGCTATCTGCCCAGAAGGCGGACAGCGGCATCGCAGACACCGACCGTGCCTGCATTGCCATCCTGGGGGCAATTCGCACTCGACGCGAATGGCAAGGAGATGTCGACGACGATGGCCGTCGTGCGCATGCTCGGCAGCCTGTTGAAGGACGCGTCGCTCGGACCGCGCGTCGTGCCCGTCGTCGCCGACGAGGCGCGCACCTTCGGCATGGCGAACCTGTTCCGCCAGGTTGGCATCTATTCGCCGCTCGGCCAGCTGTACGAGCCGGAAGACATGGGCTCGATGCTGTACTACCGCGAGGACACAACCGGCCAGATTCTCGAGGAAGGTATTTCGGAAGCGGGCGCGGTGTCGTCGTGGATTGCTGCCGCGACGTCGTACAGCGTGCACGATCTGCCCATGCTGCCGTTCTACATCTACTACTCGATGTTCGGCTTCCAGCGTATCGGCGACCTGATCTGGGCGGCCGCGGACCAGCGCGCGCGTGGCTTCCTGATCGGCGCGACAGCGGGCAAGACCACACTTGGCGGCGAAGGCTTGCAGCATCAGGACGGCACCAGTCATCTGGCGGCTTCGACGGTGCCGAACTGCCGCGCGTACGATCCCGCGTTCGCCTATGAAGTGGCGATGATCGTCGACGAAGGCATGCACGAGATGATCGAACGTCAGCGCGACGTGTTCTATTACATGACCGTCACGAACGAGAACTACGCGCAGCCTTCGTTGCCCGCTGCCATGCCGGTCGAGAAGGTGCGCGAGGGCGTGCTGAAGGGTATGTATCCGCTCGATGAAGCATCGCTGGAAGCGGCACGGGTCCAGTTACTCGGCTCGGGCGCGATTCTCGGCGAAGTGCAGGCGGCCGCGCGCATGCTGAAGGAAGACTGGAGTATCGAAGCATCCGTGTGGAGCGTGACGAGCTTCACCGAGTTGCATCGCGACGGCGTCGCAGCGGAACGTGCCGGGCGCCTGTTCGACGATGACCGGGACGCGCAGCCTTATGTGAGGTCCGCGCTCGCTGCATCGCGAGGCCCGGTGATCGCCGCGACGGATTACGTGCGCGCCGTGCCCGAACTGATCCGCGCGTACGTGCCGCGTCGCTACGTGACGCTCGGCACCGACGGCTTCGGGCGCAGCGACACGCGTGCGGCGCTGCGGGCGTTCTTCGAGGTGGATCGCGCGTCGATTGCGATTGCCGCGTTGAAGGCGCTGGCCGACGAAGGTGCGATTGCACGCGACATCGTCAGGCAAGCGCTCGACCGATACGGCAAACGCGCCGCGGACAGCAGCACGCCTTGGGAGAAGTGA
- a CDS encoding DUF1328 domain-containing protein, translated as MLRYAAIFFVIAIIAAVFGFGGIAAGAAEIAKVLFFIFIVIFLVTLLMGVIRR; from the coding sequence ATGCTTCGATACGCTGCCATCTTCTTCGTCATCGCCATCATCGCGGCCGTCTTCGGATTCGGCGGCATTGCCGCGGGCGCTGCCGAAATAGCGAAGGTGCTGTTCTTTATCTTTATCGTGATCTTTCTCGTCACGCTGCTCATGGGCGTGATCCGGCGCTGA
- a CDS encoding EamA family transporter: MKDSTLADPLTFDATATPAAPKRHVGVAALLGLMSMSCVQFGAALSAPTMDAFGAFSTTWLRLAWAAVILAIVVRPRLRSYSRAHWLAAGVLGVAMAGMTLCFFSAIERIPLGLAVAIDFLGPLTVATLGVRRLRALLWPLLAVAGVLLLARDRAGWIGDPVGMLLAAGAACGWGSYIVLMKKTGALFDGLEGLSVSLIAAALVATPFGLIEHGVHIAPMQFAATAGLAVLVPLLPYALEMIALRHMPAASFGILMSVEPAIGALAGFVVLHQPMTALQLAGTLFVVCASVGVIVTSK; the protein is encoded by the coding sequence ATGAAAGACTCGACGCTAGCCGATCCCCTCACCTTCGACGCCACCGCGACGCCCGCCGCGCCGAAACGCCACGTCGGCGTGGCCGCGCTGCTCGGCCTGATGTCGATGTCGTGCGTGCAGTTCGGCGCCGCGCTGTCCGCGCCGACGATGGACGCGTTCGGCGCCTTCAGCACGACATGGCTGCGGCTCGCGTGGGCGGCCGTCATTCTTGCCATCGTGGTGCGTCCCAGACTGCGCAGCTATTCGCGGGCGCACTGGCTGGCCGCAGGTGTGCTCGGCGTCGCGATGGCGGGCATGACCTTGTGCTTCTTCTCGGCAATCGAGCGCATCCCGCTCGGCCTCGCCGTCGCGATCGACTTTCTCGGCCCGCTGACGGTCGCGACGCTCGGCGTGCGGCGTCTGCGCGCGTTGCTGTGGCCGTTGCTCGCAGTGGCGGGCGTGCTGCTGCTCGCGCGCGATCGCGCGGGCTGGATCGGCGACCCCGTCGGCATGCTGCTTGCCGCGGGCGCCGCGTGCGGCTGGGGCAGCTACATCGTGCTGATGAAGAAGACGGGGGCGCTGTTCGATGGGCTCGAAGGGCTTTCCGTGTCGCTGATCGCGGCGGCGCTCGTCGCGACGCCGTTCGGCCTTATCGAGCATGGCGTGCATATCGCGCCGATGCAGTTTGCCGCGACGGCAGGCCTCGCCGTGCTCGTGCCGCTTTTGCCGTACGCGCTGGAAATGATTGCGCTGCGCCACATGCCCGCGGCGTCGTTCGGCATTCTGATGAGCGTCGAACCGGCCATCGGCGCGCTCGCGGGCTTTGTCGTGCTGCATCAGCCGATGACAGCGCTGCAGCTGGCGGGAACGCTGTTCGTCGTGTGTGCGAGCGTCGGTGTAATCGTCACGTCGAAATGA
- a CDS encoding SgcJ/EcaC family oxidoreductase, producing MTDDERAIRQLIDTWLAASKAGDTATVLSLVTDDVIFMVPGQKPFGKAAFMAASEGQKNISIDGKSEILELQVLGDWAFLRSHLDISLTPKDGSAPPMRLAGNTMTILRKETDGRWLLARDANLLVPQSVPQS from the coding sequence ATGACCGACGACGAACGCGCCATCCGCCAATTGATCGATACCTGGCTCGCCGCCAGCAAGGCCGGCGACACGGCCACCGTGCTGAGCCTGGTGACCGACGACGTCATTTTCATGGTGCCCGGCCAGAAACCGTTCGGCAAAGCCGCCTTCATGGCGGCGTCCGAGGGCCAGAAGAACATTTCAATCGACGGCAAAAGCGAGATTCTCGAGCTTCAGGTGCTGGGCGACTGGGCCTTCCTGCGCTCGCACCTCGACATCTCCCTCACGCCGAAGGACGGCTCCGCGCCGCCGATGCGCCTCGCCGGCAACACGATGACGATTCTGCGCAAGGAAACCGATGGCCGCTGGCTGCTCGCGCGCGACGCCAATCTTCTCGTTCCGCAGTCCGTTCCGCAGTCGTAA
- a CDS encoding acyl-CoA synthetase → MLPAADTYDSLVAAFEWRIPPHYNIGIDVCDKWADGSGRVALICETREGEATRYTFDELKSMSDRFANALRERGVKKGDRVGIFLAQSVETALAHLAVYKCGAIAVPLFALFGPDALEYRLSDSGAVALVTDLGGARKIASVRASLPGLRTIFCVDIERADSALQLESFWSALDDAPAAFEAEPTSADDPAVIIYTSGTTGKPKGALHAHRVLLGHLPGVEMPQAFFPDNAHLMWTPADWAWIGGLFDVLLPAWHHGVTVLARRFEKFDGEAAFDLMQRHAVTHAFLPPTALKMMRAVEHPERWRLSLRAVASGGESLGAELIEWGRRALGVTINEFYGQTECNVVVSSCATLFEPCFGSIGKVVPGHRVAIVDDAGHTVPRGEPGNIAIHAPDPVMFLGYWRNEAATRDKFRGDWLLTGDMGLMDADGFIRFVGRDDDVITSAGYRIGPAPIEDCLLRHPAVRMAAVVGAPDAQRTEIVTAFVVLNPGYEASDALVQTLQQHVKTHLAAHEYPRTIHFVDALPMTATGKVIRRELRERVTPAPR, encoded by the coding sequence ATGCTTCCCGCCGCCGACACCTATGACAGCCTCGTCGCCGCATTTGAATGGCGCATTCCGCCGCACTACAACATCGGTATCGATGTCTGTGACAAGTGGGCCGATGGCAGCGGCCGTGTTGCGCTGATCTGCGAAACGCGCGAAGGCGAGGCGACGCGCTACACCTTCGACGAACTCAAGTCGATGTCGGACCGCTTCGCCAACGCGCTGCGCGAGCGCGGCGTGAAGAAGGGCGATCGCGTCGGCATCTTTCTCGCGCAATCGGTGGAGACGGCGCTCGCGCATCTCGCCGTCTACAAATGCGGCGCGATCGCCGTGCCGCTCTTCGCGCTGTTCGGCCCCGACGCGCTCGAATATCGCCTGTCCGACAGCGGCGCCGTCGCGCTCGTCACGGACCTGGGCGGCGCGCGGAAAATTGCGTCGGTGCGCGCGAGCCTTCCCGGATTGCGCACGATCTTCTGCGTCGACATCGAGCGCGCGGACAGCGCATTGCAACTCGAATCGTTCTGGTCCGCGCTCGACGATGCGCCCGCTGCCTTCGAAGCCGAACCCACTTCCGCCGACGATCCCGCCGTCATCATCTACACGTCCGGCACGACGGGCAAGCCGAAGGGCGCGCTGCACGCGCATCGCGTGCTGCTCGGCCATCTGCCCGGCGTGGAGATGCCGCAGGCGTTCTTTCCGGATAACGCACATCTGATGTGGACGCCCGCCGACTGGGCATGGATCGGCGGCTTGTTCGATGTGCTGCTGCCCGCATGGCATCACGGCGTGACCGTGCTGGCGCGGCGCTTCGAAAAGTTCGACGGCGAGGCTGCGTTCGATCTGATGCAGCGCCACGCCGTCACGCACGCGTTCCTGCCGCCAACGGCCTTGAAGATGATGCGCGCCGTCGAGCATCCCGAGAGGTGGCGGCTGTCGCTGCGCGCCGTCGCGAGCGGCGGCGAATCGCTCGGCGCGGAACTGATCGAATGGGGACGGCGCGCGCTCGGCGTGACCATCAACGAGTTTTACGGGCAGACGGAATGCAACGTGGTCGTGTCGTCGTGCGCGACGCTGTTCGAGCCGTGCTTCGGCTCGATCGGCAAGGTCGTGCCGGGCCATCGCGTGGCGATCGTCGACGACGCAGGGCACACGGTGCCGCGCGGCGAACCCGGCAATATCGCGATCCACGCGCCCGACCCCGTGATGTTCCTCGGCTACTGGCGCAACGAAGCCGCCACGCGCGACAAGTTTCGCGGCGACTGGCTGCTGACGGGCGACATGGGCCTGATGGACGCGGATGGCTTCATACGTTTCGTCGGCCGCGACGACGACGTGATCACGAGCGCCGGCTACCGGATCGGCCCGGCACCCATCGAGGATTGCCTGCTGCGTCATCCCGCCGTGCGCATGGCGGCCGTGGTCGGCGCGCCCGACGCGCAGCGCACCGAGATCGTCACCGCGTTCGTCGTGCTGAATCCCGGCTACGAGGCGAGCGACGCGCTCGTGCAGACGCTGCAGCAGCATGTGAAGACGCATCTCGCCGCGCACGAATATCCACGCACGATCCATTTCGTCGACGCATTGCCGATGACGGCGACGGGCAAGGTCATCCGCCGCGAACTGCGCGAACGCGTGACGCCTGCGCCGCGCTAA
- a CDS encoding LysE family translocator, translated as MGLSLQQFAMVAGAHLLALLSPGPDFFLIARSALLRGWRKTGAVCFGIACANGVFIALALGGVAALHRHGIAFALVQAAGCAYLLYLGGLMLRHAKAASIAARVQAGSSGPSSSAWLTRFATGFASAILNPKNALFYASLFALLAARDAPFGAQIVYGVWMFAAVFGWDLLVARGIGHPAVVVRFTRHSAWIERITGVVLLTIAASVLAMLVRDWL; from the coding sequence ATGGGTCTTTCTCTTCAGCAATTCGCCATGGTCGCGGGTGCGCATCTGCTTGCCCTGCTCAGCCCCGGCCCGGATTTCTTCCTGATCGCACGCAGCGCGCTGCTGCGCGGATGGCGCAAGACGGGCGCCGTCTGCTTCGGCATCGCGTGCGCGAACGGCGTGTTCATCGCGCTCGCGTTGGGCGGCGTGGCGGCCCTGCATCGGCATGGCATCGCGTTCGCGCTCGTGCAGGCAGCGGGCTGTGCGTACCTGCTCTATCTTGGCGGCCTGATGCTTCGGCATGCAAAGGCGGCCTCGATCGCCGCGCGGGTCCAGGCTGGCTCTTCAGGGCCAAGTTCGAGCGCGTGGCTCACGCGCTTCGCGACAGGCTTCGCCTCCGCGATTCTCAATCCGAAGAACGCGCTTTTCTACGCGAGCCTGTTCGCATTGCTCGCGGCACGCGACGCGCCCTTCGGCGCGCAGATCGTCTACGGTGTATGGATGTTCGCGGCCGTGTTCGGCTGGGATCTGCTGGTGGCGAGGGGCATCGGGCACCCCGCCGTGGTCGTGCGCTTCACGCGCCATAGCGCGTGGATCGAGCGGATCACGGGCGTCGTGCTGCTCACGATCGCCGCGAGCGTGCTGGCGATGCTCGTGCGCGACTGGCTATAA
- a CDS encoding LysR substrate-binding domain-containing protein: protein MRDFDSSLLRTFVTVAETGAVSAAAVRLARTQAAVSMQLRRLEEDIGQRLLDRSPRGVRLTDAGHRLLPYAHAILGAGEDARRALEVGDVAGTVRLGMLEDVAVGRLPRALRRFSAAHPQVALEIVVDASAALSQRLADGALDVLVGDPAMVDATPLAAWTQPLFWVGARGYLADADAPLPLVAFGGACLWQQQVLTILRRAGIAWRVVCTSTSLPAVQSAVEAGLGVSVLLDGNIRYDTMRVLGAADGLPEPPAADLGLFVRRAAGAQESAIDALQRFLWEELDLGLIDRPARAARRGTGRVRGPNA, encoded by the coding sequence ATGCGCGACTTCGACAGCAGCCTCCTTCGAACCTTCGTGACGGTCGCCGAAACGGGCGCCGTCAGTGCGGCGGCCGTGCGACTGGCGCGCACGCAGGCCGCCGTCAGCATGCAGTTGCGCCGCCTCGAAGAGGACATCGGCCAGCGCCTGCTGGACCGCTCGCCGCGCGGCGTGCGGCTGACGGACGCCGGGCACCGGCTGCTGCCGTATGCGCACGCGATCCTCGGCGCCGGTGAGGACGCGCGCCGCGCGCTGGAAGTGGGTGACGTGGCGGGCACCGTGCGGCTCGGCATGCTCGAAGACGTGGCCGTCGGGCGTCTGCCGCGTGCCTTGCGGCGCTTCTCGGCCGCGCATCCGCAGGTCGCGCTGGAGATCGTCGTCGATGCCAGCGCGGCGCTGTCGCAGCGCCTTGCCGACGGCGCGCTCGACGTGCTCGTCGGCGATCCCGCGATGGTCGACGCGACCCCGCTCGCCGCCTGGACGCAGCCGCTGTTCTGGGTCGGCGCGCGTGGCTATCTGGCTGATGCCGATGCGCCCTTGCCGCTCGTTGCGTTCGGCGGCGCGTGTCTGTGGCAGCAGCAGGTGCTGACGATCCTGCGGCGCGCGGGTATCGCGTGGCGCGTCGTCTGTACGAGCACGAGCCTGCCTGCCGTGCAGTCGGCCGTGGAGGCGGGGCTGGGCGTATCGGTGCTGCTCGACGGCAATATCCGCTACGACACGATGCGCGTGCTCGGCGCCGCCGATGGCTTGCCCGAGCCGCCCGCCGCCGACCTCGGCCTGTTCGTGCGGCGCGCGGCGGGCGCGCAGGAATCGGCCATCGACGCGCTGCAGCGCTTCCTCTGGGAGGAACTCGATCTCGGTCTGATCGACCGTCCGGCGCGAGCGGCGCGCCGCGGAACGGGGCGCGTTCGCGGGCCAAACGCGTGA
- a CDS encoding TetR/AcrR family transcriptional regulator produces the protein MPTTPTSRRRPKQARAEFALDSIMEAAARTLEAHGKAGLTTQRVADTAGFSIGAIYQYFPNKEGLIEALARRELDRLTAMMNEALVQPAPFGTGLNARRMIRVVAAFVGDRPRLYGILRAEWAAAAPDSPLGQGMLRYFGLISGTLNRENPDLGKRIGNDEARFVLFRAISGVLLATALERPHYFGTDAFEDEMVRLILGFLNYSLSQDAPRLAREGDSFTNA, from the coding sequence TTGCCCACGACTCCCACGTCGCGTCGGCGGCCCAAGCAGGCGCGCGCCGAATTCGCGCTCGACAGCATCATGGAAGCCGCTGCCCGCACGCTCGAAGCGCATGGAAAGGCGGGGCTGACGACACAGCGCGTCGCCGATACGGCAGGCTTCAGCATCGGGGCGATCTATCAGTACTTTCCGAACAAGGAAGGCCTGATCGAAGCGCTCGCGCGACGCGAACTGGATCGCCTGACGGCGATGATGAACGAGGCGCTCGTGCAGCCGGCGCCGTTCGGCACGGGGCTCAATGCGCGCCGCATGATCCGCGTGGTCGCGGCGTTCGTCGGCGACCGTCCGCGCCTGTACGGCATCCTGCGCGCCGAGTGGGCGGCAGCCGCGCCCGACTCGCCGCTTGGCCAGGGGATGCTGCGCTACTTCGGACTGATTTCGGGCACCTTGAATCGCGAGAACCCGGATCTCGGCAAAAGGATCGGCAATGACGAAGCGCGCTTCGTGCTGTTTCGCGCGATCTCCGGCGTGCTGCTCGCCACGGCGCTGGAGCGTCCACATTATTTCGGCACCGACGCATTCGAAGACGAAATGGTGCGGCTGATCCTCGGATTCCTCAACTACAGCCTCAGCCAGGATGCCCCGCGGCTCGCCCGAGAGGGCGACAGTTTTACAAACGCGTGA